From Penicillium psychrofluorescens genome assembly, chromosome: 6, one genomic window encodes:
- a CDS encoding uncharacterized protein (ID:PFLUO_008717-T1.cds;~source:funannotate), with translation MCVRSGNECQARAPIHPRRAHHKRKQQFPASVDARTISNGHLYHSAIENNPTFHAQDLSAITRQCPTGSPQKSDAVPTDPQRFGANSSAVGFASRIFGDQNASPSDHFTSIPGHIPDSTMQETGWTLRSLQRLPPLAVLTVLFDAYFDQVHWFILIFYEPSFRQESAEVLSRAAWNKTHVGKVQVALMVAAVGLYSVKDDANWPGHQILSAASIDPEDLLSNLINEARSSFVDLLDECSIETVQVCILLGTYYIYNGSPTLAWSIIGQAVRTAYALTLYCDDSNEDDNIVTQIRHRIWAHVLVADTFAAMVYGRPLSLDPAFSQLLPLRDLDDTKIPGSFGDHPSFIGHRIPLTQLSFARLKHRLYDLIRLALNKFRLLFSQTTVPLESASSLICFVKEANQSLETWRADLPPLFDWALWPANGPVAMLPSELTLSESERKSRRHLILQAVTLQITFDCAVIFINRPILEYRSHLESHPELTSSSSQAVARSFHAAADAAIRISKTPMAATAKGFNACFLLMNYFTAGVILCVIPTVIPYSALSNEAKNALLRIIHSSRVLKRSNRIAKHTEELLSTLMRLSLQQEMESALRQDNVVVPRESAAEISISSHGAQSCQPPHPGHYPELFPSIAQRPDMSSMLEDAPAAEQSSFEAVGLENPLPGYNEENESFDNHLDDILGTFGQGELPSQITITAGD, from the coding sequence ATGTGCGTGCGATCCGGCAATGAGTGTCAAGCCCGTGCGCCCATTCATCCCCGGCGGGCACACCACAAGCGGAAGCAGCAGTTTCCAGCTTCGGTCGATGCTCGCACCATCAGCAATGGCCACCTATACCATTCTGCAATTGAAAACAATCCTACCTTCCATGCGCAGGATTTATCTGCCATTACCAGGCAATGCCCCACGGGGAGCCCGCAGAAGAGTGATGCTGTTCCAACCGATCCTCAACGTTTCGGAGCTAATAGCTCTGCCGTGGGCTTTGCATCGAGGATTTTTGGAGATCAAAATGCCTCCCCGAGTGATCATTTTACCAGTATCCCAGGGCATATTCCTGATTCAACGATGCAGGAGACTGGCTGGACTCTGCGTAGCTTACAGCGGCTTCCCCCATTGGCCGTGCTGACTGTCCTCTTCGATGCGTATTTTGATCAAGTGCATTGGTTCATTCTTATATTTTACGAACCTTCATTTCGCCAGGAATCTGCGGAAGTACTTTCCAGAGCTGCTTGGAACAAAACACATGTGGGAAAAGTCCAAGTGGCATTGATGGTCGCAGCGGTTGGCCTATACAGTGTCAAAGACGACGCCAACTGGCCTGGACATCAGATCTTGAGCGCTGCTTCTATCGACCCTGAAGATCTTCTCAGCAATTTGATCAACGAGGCACGGAGCAGCTTTGTagatcttcttgatgaaTGTAGTATCGAAACCGTGCAGGTATGCATACTTCTCGGGACGTACTACATTTACAACGGATCACCCACCCTGGCTTGGAGCATTATAGGTCAGGCAGTCAGAACCGCATACGCCCTGACATTATACTGCGATGATTCGAATGAAGACGACAACATCGTTACACAAATTCGACATCGCATTTGGGCTCATGTACTCGTCGCCGACACATTTGCTGCCATGGTATACGGTCGACCTCTTTCCCTGGATCCAGCATTTTCCCAATTACTGCCTTTACGCGACCTCGATGATACTAAAATCCCCGGCTCTTTTGGAGATCATCCAAGTTTTATTGGCCATCGAATACCGTTGACACAACTGTCATTTGCGAGGCTCAAACACCGCCTTTATGATTTGATACGCCTTGCTCTGAATAAGTTCCGCTTGCTTTTCTCACAAACTACAGTACCTTTGGAAAGTGCATCCTCGTTGATTTGCTTTGTCAAAGAAGCCAACCAGTCACTGGAAACCTGGCGTGCGGACCTGCCTCCTCTCTTTGACTGGGCGCTTTGGCCGGCAAACGGCCCTGTCGCGATGCTGCCCAGCGAGTTAACGTTATCAGAATCAGAACGAAAAAGTCGACGGCATCTTATTCTGCAGGCAGTAACCCTTCAAATTACCTTCGATTGCGCGGTGATTTTCATCAACCGGCCAATCCTCGAGTATCGGTCTCATCTTGAATCTCATCCAGAATTGacgtcgtcttcatcgcaGGCTGTTGCGCGATCTTTTCACGCAGCTGCAGATGCAGCAATTCGTATTTCAAAGACCCCGATGGCCGCCACTGCGAAAGGATTCAATGCTTGTTTCCTTCTCATGAATTATTTTACCGCTGGTGTGATCCTTTGCGTCATTCCTACAGTTATCCCTTATTCCGCCCTCTCAAACGAAGCGAAAAATGCGCTGTTACGAATCATACATTCCAGCCGGGTGCTCAAGAGGTCCAATAGAATTGCGAAGCACACAGAGGAGCTTCTTTCAACATTGATGCGCCTCAGCCTGCAACAGGAGATGGAAAGTGCACTTCGCCAAGACAATGTCGTAGTCCCGAGAGAATCAGCCGCGGAGATCTCGATATCTTCCCATGGGGCGCAGTCTTGCCAACCTCCCCATCCAGGACACTACCCTGAGCTCTTTCCATCCATCGCCCAAAGGCCTGATATGAGCAGCATGCTGGAAgatgcaccagcagctgAGCAAAGTAGCTTTGAAGCTGTGGGGCTCGAAAACCCATTACCGGGCTACaatgaagagaatgaatCTTTCGACAACCACCTGGACGATATCCTTGGCACTTTTGGTCAAGGTGAGCTACCCTCACAAATCACAATAACTGCTGGCGACTGA